In Ctenopharyngodon idella isolate HZGC_01 chromosome 20, HZGC01, whole genome shotgun sequence, the following proteins share a genomic window:
- the tmed10 gene encoding transmembrane emp24 domain-containing protein 10: MARFRVLSLSISLLFVVQSVVSISFYLPVRSRKCLREEIHKDVLVTGEYEISEQLNTKTNLKITDSSGHILYVKEDATKGKFAFTTEDYDMFEVCFESKSPMGTGRVPDQQINLDMKHGVEAKNYEEIAKVEKLKPLEVELRRLEDLSESIVNDFAYMKKREEEMRDTNESTNTRVLYFSIFSMCCLIGLATWQVFYLRRFFKAKKLIE; encoded by the exons ATGGCGCGGTTCCGTGTGCTTTCGCTCTCGATCTCATTATTGTTTGTGGTTCAGTCGGTCGTGTCGATCTCATTCTACTTACCGGTGCGCAGCAGAAAGTGTCTGCGGGAGGAGATCCATAAAGATGTGCTCGTTACCGGAGAATACGAGATCAGCGAGCAGCTGAACACTAAAACCAACCTGAAG ATCACAGACTCCTCTGGACACATCCTCTATGTGAAAGAAGATGCAACCAAAGGCAAGTTTGCCTTCACCACAGAGGACTATGACATGTTTGAGGTGTGCTTCGAGAGCAAGTCACCTATGG gAACTGGAAGAGTTCCTGACCAACAGATCAACTTGGACATGAAGCATGGTGTTGAGGCCAAAAATTATGAAGAG ATTGCCAAGGTAGAGAAACTGAAGCCCCTGGAGGTGGAGCTCCGTCGGCTGGAGGATCTTTCCGAGTCTATTGTCAACGACTTCGCCTACATGaagaagagagaggaggagATGAGAGATACTAATG AGTCCACCAACACACGCGTGCTGTACTTCAGCATCTTCTCTATGTGCTGTCTGATCGGTCTGGCCACATGGCAGGTCTTCTACCTGCGTCGTTTCTTCAAGGCCAAGAAGCTCATTGAGTAA